In a genomic window of Streptomyces roseoviridis:
- a CDS encoding TIGR00730 family Rossman fold protein, which yields MNICVFLSAADLDERYTAPARDFATRLGKAGHTLVWGGSDTGLMKVVADAAEEAGGRLVGVSVDFLAAKARPVADEMLFAKDLAERKALLLARSDAVVVMVGGTGTLDEATDILELKKHGRHTKPVVLLNAAGFYDGLKTQFRRMEEEGFLPVPLSELVFFAEDGAEALAYLESRVRN from the coding sequence ATGAACATCTGCGTCTTCCTGTCCGCCGCCGACCTCGACGAGCGGTACACGGCCCCCGCCCGCGACTTCGCCACCCGCCTCGGCAAGGCGGGCCACACCCTGGTCTGGGGCGGGTCCGACACCGGCCTCATGAAGGTCGTCGCGGACGCCGCCGAGGAGGCCGGCGGCCGCCTGGTCGGCGTCTCGGTGGACTTCCTCGCCGCCAAGGCCCGCCCGGTCGCCGACGAGATGCTCTTCGCCAAGGACCTCGCCGAGCGCAAGGCCCTCCTCCTCGCCCGGTCCGACGCCGTCGTCGTCATGGTCGGCGGCACCGGCACCCTCGACGAGGCCACCGACATCCTGGAACTGAAGAAGCACGGCCGCCACACCAAGCCTGTCGTCCTCCTCAACGCGGCCGGCTTCTACGACGGCCTGAAGACCCAGTTCCGCCGCATGGAGGAAGAGGGCTTCCTGCCGGTCCCGCTGAGCGAGCTGGTCTTCTTCGCGGAGGACGGTGCGGAGGCGCTGGCGTACCTGGAGTCACGGGTGCGGAACTGA
- a CDS encoding alpha/beta fold hydrolase: MDEVKTTLCRARGLVRSQDGTPIAFERYGDGPPVILVSGAPGTAGAERPLAGLLARRFSVVAYDRRDAADCVEREIEDLAALVEVVGDADGTATVHGTASGGALALAAAAAGVPVGPVSVFEPPYGAEQAGRLGRVHARVLVVDGGASPVWTRRAARTIAAAVPRGRHRTLTGQTHEVAPHVLAPVLEDFYAQESAGQ; this comes from the coding sequence ATGGACGAGGTGAAGACCACTCTCTGCCGGGCCCGGGGCCTGGTCAGGTCGCAGGACGGGACGCCGATCGCCTTCGAGCGGTACGGGGACGGGCCGCCCGTGATCCTGGTGAGCGGGGCGCCGGGGACGGCCGGAGCGGAACGGCCGCTCGCCGGGCTGCTCGCCCGGCGCTTCTCGGTCGTCGCGTACGACCGGCGCGACGCCGCGGACTGCGTGGAGCGGGAGATCGAGGACCTGGCGGCGCTCGTGGAGGTGGTGGGCGACGCGGACGGTACGGCGACGGTGCACGGAACGGCGTCCGGAGGCGCCCTGGCGCTGGCCGCCGCCGCGGCCGGGGTGCCGGTCGGGCCGGTGTCGGTGTTCGAGCCGCCGTACGGTGCGGAGCAGGCCGGCCGGCTCGGCCGGGTGCACGCGCGCGTGCTGGTGGTCGACGGGGGTGCGAGCCCGGTCTGGACGCGGCGGGCGGCCCGTACGATCGCGGCGGCCGTCCCGCGCGGACGGCACCGCACGCTCACCGGCCAGACGCACGAGGTGGCCCCGCACGTCCTGGCCCCGGTCCTTGAGGACTTCTACGCGCAGGAGTCCGCCGGTCAGTGA
- the mnmA gene encoding tRNA 2-thiouridine(34) synthase MnmA yields the protein MTETSPQRPSPRPLRVLAAMSGGVDSAVAAARAAEAGHDVTGVHLALSANPQSFRTGARGCCTIEDSRDARRAADVIGIPFYVWDLAERFREDVVADFVSEYEAGRTPNPCLRCNEKIKFAALLDKALALGFDAVCTGHYATVVLREDGTRELHRASDMAKDQSYVLGVLDEKQLAHAMFPLGDTVTTKEEIRAEAERRGLAVAKKPDSHDICFIADGDTQGFLASHLGTAEGDIVDESGTKVGTHQGAYGFTIGQRKGLRIGHPAPDGKPRYVLDISPVNNTVTVGPAEALDVTALTAIRPRWCGTAPEGPGRYTAQLRAHGGETPVSAEMTDGQLHVTFDEPVRGVAPGQAIVLYDGTRVVGSATIATTVRRTDPAPARA from the coding sequence ATGACTGAGACCTCGCCGCAGCGCCCCAGCCCCCGCCCCCTCCGGGTCCTCGCCGCCATGTCCGGCGGAGTGGACTCCGCCGTCGCCGCCGCCCGCGCCGCCGAGGCCGGCCACGACGTCACCGGCGTGCACCTGGCCCTCTCCGCGAACCCGCAGTCCTTCCGTACCGGAGCGCGGGGCTGCTGCACCATCGAGGACTCGCGCGACGCCCGGCGGGCCGCCGACGTCATCGGCATCCCGTTCTACGTGTGGGACCTCGCCGAGCGCTTCCGCGAGGACGTCGTGGCGGACTTCGTCTCCGAGTACGAGGCGGGCCGCACGCCCAATCCGTGCCTGCGCTGCAACGAGAAGATCAAGTTCGCCGCCCTCCTCGACAAGGCGCTCGCCCTCGGCTTCGACGCCGTCTGCACCGGCCACTACGCGACCGTCGTGCTGCGCGAGGACGGCACCCGCGAGCTGCACCGGGCCTCCGACATGGCCAAGGACCAGTCGTACGTCCTCGGCGTCCTCGACGAGAAGCAGCTGGCGCACGCCATGTTCCCGCTCGGCGACACCGTCACCACCAAGGAGGAGATCCGCGCGGAGGCGGAGCGGCGCGGTCTCGCGGTGGCGAAGAAGCCCGACAGCCACGACATCTGCTTCATCGCCGACGGCGACACCCAGGGCTTCCTCGCCTCCCACCTGGGCACGGCGGAGGGCGACATCGTCGACGAGTCCGGTACGAAGGTGGGCACCCACCAGGGCGCGTACGGCTTCACCATCGGCCAGCGCAAGGGCCTGCGCATCGGACACCCCGCCCCCGACGGCAAGCCCCGCTACGTCCTCGACATCTCGCCGGTGAACAACACCGTCACCGTCGGCCCCGCCGAGGCCCTGGACGTCACCGCCCTGACCGCCATCAGGCCCCGCTGGTGCGGCACCGCTCCCGAGGGCCCCGGCCGCTACACCGCGCAGCTCCGCGCCCACGGCGGTGAGACGCCGGTGAGCGCCGAGATGACCGACGGGCAGCTGCACGTCACCTTCGACGAGCCCGTCCGGGGCGTCGCCCCGGGCCAGGCCATCGTGCTCTACGACGGCACGCGGGTGGTGGGCTCGGCGACGATCGCGACGACGGTCCGCCGCACGGACCCGGCGCCGGCCCGGGCGTGA
- a CDS encoding N-acetylmuramoyl-L-alanine amidase, with product MGKKARGGAGGRSAGGGTGSGTGRRAFLVGGTVAAVGAAALAREELTRWWWRLPGMEKDRVEGELDHKGAQWAGASRANWRRADRPDDFVIDRVVIHVVQGSFATAVKVFKDPGHGAATHYVVRKDGHVAQMIRELDVAFHAGNRDMNERSIGIEHEGFVDRPEGFTKAMYEASARLTAGICARYGIPVDREHIIGHVEVPGTDHTDPGPHWDWDRYMPLVRRERAKLPSAD from the coding sequence ATGGGGAAAAAGGCGAGGGGCGGGGCGGGCGGGCGGAGCGCGGGCGGCGGCACCGGGAGCGGTACGGGGCGGCGGGCTTTCCTGGTGGGCGGCACGGTCGCGGCGGTCGGCGCGGCCGCGCTCGCGCGCGAGGAGCTGACGCGCTGGTGGTGGCGGCTGCCGGGGATGGAGAAGGACCGGGTCGAGGGCGAGCTGGACCACAAGGGTGCCCAGTGGGCGGGGGCCTCGCGGGCGAACTGGCGGCGGGCCGACCGCCCGGACGACTTCGTGATCGACCGGGTGGTGATCCATGTGGTGCAGGGCAGCTTCGCCACCGCCGTGAAGGTCTTCAAGGATCCCGGGCACGGGGCGGCCACCCACTACGTCGTCCGCAAGGACGGACACGTGGCACAGATGATCCGGGAGCTCGACGTGGCCTTCCACGCCGGGAACCGGGACATGAACGAGCGGAGCATCGGCATCGAGCACGAGGGCTTCGTCGACCGGCCGGAGGGCTTCACGAAGGCGATGTACGAGGCGTCGGCGCGGCTGACGGCCGGCATCTGCGCCCGCTACGGGATACCGGTGGACCGGGAGCACATCATCGGGCACGTGGAGGTGCCGGGCACGGACCACACGGATCCGGGGCCGCACTGGGACTGGGACCGCTACATGCCGCTCGTGCGGCGGGAGCGCGCGAAGCTGCCGTCGGCCGACTGA
- a CDS encoding cysteine desulfurase family protein, which translates to MAYLDHAATTPMLPEAIEAMTAQLAVTGNASSLHAAGRRARRTVEEARETLAGALGARPSEVVFTSGGTEADNLAVKGLFWSRRAADPRRTRVLASPVEHHAVLDAVDWLAGHEGATVEYLPVDRHGRVHPEALREAVARDPESVALATVMWANNEIGTIMPIRELADVAGEFDVPLHADAVQALGQIPVDFAASGLAAMTVSGHKIGGPYGIGALLLGREYTPVPVLHGGGQERHVRSGTLDVPAVAAFAVAGRIAAEGREEFARTVGTLRDELVTAVRTAVPDAILGGDPVDRLPANAHFTFPGCEGDSLLLLLDAAGIECSTGSACTAGIAQPSHVLLATGTDPDLARGTLRFTLGHTSTKEDVTAVAEAIGPAVERARTAGLS; encoded by the coding sequence ATGGCTTACCTCGACCACGCCGCGACCACGCCCATGCTGCCCGAGGCGATCGAGGCGATGACCGCCCAGCTCGCCGTCACGGGCAACGCCTCCTCGCTGCACGCGGCCGGCCGTCGCGCCCGGCGGACCGTCGAGGAGGCCCGCGAGACGCTGGCCGGGGCGCTCGGGGCCCGGCCCAGCGAGGTCGTCTTCACCTCCGGCGGCACCGAGGCCGACAACCTCGCCGTGAAGGGCCTCTTCTGGTCCCGCCGCGCCGCCGACCCGCGCCGCACCCGCGTCCTGGCCAGCCCGGTCGAGCACCACGCCGTCCTCGACGCCGTCGACTGGCTCGCCGGCCACGAGGGCGCCACCGTCGAGTACCTGCCCGTCGACCGGCACGGCCGCGTACACCCCGAGGCCCTGCGCGAGGCCGTCGCGCGCGACCCCGAGTCCGTCGCCCTCGCCACCGTCATGTGGGCCAACAACGAGATCGGCACCATCATGCCGATCCGTGAACTCGCCGACGTCGCCGGCGAGTTCGACGTCCCGCTGCACGCCGACGCCGTCCAGGCCCTCGGTCAGATTCCGGTCGACTTCGCCGCCTCCGGACTCGCCGCCATGACCGTTTCCGGTCACAAGATCGGCGGCCCCTACGGCATCGGCGCCCTGCTCCTCGGCCGCGAGTACACCCCCGTGCCCGTCCTGCACGGCGGCGGCCAGGAGCGCCACGTCCGCTCCGGCACCCTCGACGTGCCCGCCGTCGCCGCCTTCGCGGTCGCCGGCCGGATCGCCGCCGAGGGCCGCGAGGAGTTCGCCCGCACCGTCGGCACCCTCCGCGACGAGCTGGTCACCGCCGTTCGCACCGCCGTCCCCGACGCGATCCTCGGCGGCGACCCCGTCGACCGGCTCCCCGCCAACGCGCACTTCACCTTCCCCGGCTGCGAGGGCGACTCCCTGCTGCTGCTCCTCGACGCCGCCGGCATCGAGTGCTCCACCGGGTCCGCCTGCACCGCCGGCATCGCCCAGCCCAGCCACGTCCTGCTCGCCACCGGCACCGACCCGGACCTCGCCCGCGGCACCCTGCGCTTCACCCTCGGCCACACCTCCACCAAGGAGGACGTCACGGCAGTCGCCGAGGCCATCGGCCCGGCCGTCGAACGCGCCCGCACGGCCGGCCTCAGCTGA
- a CDS encoding helix-turn-helix transcriptional regulator has product MKSDRLLSLLLLLQTRGLVPASELAERLDVSVRTIYRDVESLSAAGVPVYAERGRHGGIALLPGYRTDVTGLTADESRALFVLAADGAHAALGLDEALGSALRKVMAALPAPHRPAAELTSRRILVDPDRWMSGPRADVDLDVLNRGVFADRRLTLAYRSSGAPAPKTYTVDPYGLVVKAGVWYLVADHEAEPRLFRADRVHRAELLDEPVRRRPGVELADVWDLLRSRVERRPADITVTARVHRDRYDRFLRLHGDRLTAPAPPHPAEEWTTVELAFAELGELRPLLAMGASLEVLAPPDARAYVADVARETAALYRATGSGVQSRPT; this is encoded by the coding sequence GTGAAGTCCGACCGGCTGCTGTCCCTGCTCCTGCTCCTCCAGACCCGGGGGCTCGTGCCGGCGAGCGAGCTCGCCGAACGGCTCGACGTGTCGGTGCGCACCATCTACCGGGACGTCGAGTCGCTGTCCGCGGCCGGCGTGCCGGTGTACGCCGAGCGGGGACGGCACGGCGGCATCGCCCTGCTCCCGGGCTACCGCACCGACGTCACCGGGCTCACCGCCGACGAGTCGCGGGCCCTGTTCGTCCTCGCCGCCGACGGCGCCCACGCCGCGCTCGGCCTCGACGAGGCGCTCGGGTCGGCGCTGCGCAAGGTGATGGCCGCGCTGCCCGCCCCGCACCGACCGGCCGCCGAACTCACCAGCCGCCGCATCCTGGTCGACCCGGACCGCTGGATGAGCGGGCCGCGCGCCGACGTCGACCTCGACGTCCTCAACCGGGGCGTGTTCGCCGACCGCCGGCTCACCCTCGCGTACCGCAGCAGCGGAGCGCCCGCGCCGAAGACGTACACCGTCGACCCGTACGGGCTCGTGGTGAAGGCCGGCGTCTGGTACCTGGTCGCCGACCACGAGGCCGAACCCCGGCTCTTCCGCGCCGACCGCGTCCACCGCGCCGAACTCCTCGACGAGCCCGTCCGGCGCCGGCCCGGCGTCGAACTCGCCGACGTGTGGGACCTGCTGCGCAGCCGCGTCGAGCGCCGCCCGGCGGACATCACCGTCACCGCCCGCGTGCACCGCGACCGCTACGACCGCTTCCTGCGCCTGCACGGCGACCGCCTCACCGCCCCGGCCCCACCGCACCCCGCCGAGGAGTGGACCACCGTCGAACTGGCCTTCGCCGAGCTCGGCGAACTCCGCCCCCTCCTCGCCATGGGCGCCAGCCTGGAGGTCCTGGCCCCGCCGGACGCCCGCGCCTACGTCGCGGACGTCGCCAGGGAGACCGCCGCTCTCTACCGGGCAACCGGATCCGGTGTCCAAAGCCGGCCGACGTGA
- a CDS encoding thioesterase family protein gives MSTRSIETASGSATGPTSGTTGGSTGGTAGADVTSEFDRDTAVTLRAPGVYDAELSAGWTIIHAVNGGYLLALLGRALGDHLPHPDPFTISAHYLTPSVPGPAVIRTETVRTGRTLSTGQASLFQYAEDGTEVERIRVLASYGDLDALPDEVRTTATPPAIAPIEQCFGASDGPTPQIPGSSAITERLDIRLDPATVGWAIGAPSGKGEMRGWFGLADGREPDPLSLLLTVDALPPTSFELGLKGWTPTVELTTHVRCRPAPGPLRVSITTRNLAGGFLEEDAEVWDSADRLVAQSRQLARAPRG, from the coding sequence ATGAGTACGCGCAGCATCGAGACGGCGAGCGGTTCGGCGACCGGCCCCACGAGCGGGACGACCGGCGGGTCGACGGGCGGGACGGCCGGCGCCGACGTGACGAGCGAGTTCGACCGCGACACCGCCGTCACCCTCCGCGCCCCCGGCGTCTACGACGCCGAACTCTCCGCGGGCTGGACGATCATCCACGCCGTCAACGGCGGCTACCTCCTCGCCCTCCTCGGCCGCGCCCTCGGCGACCACCTGCCGCACCCGGACCCGTTCACCATCTCGGCGCACTACCTCACGCCCTCCGTGCCGGGCCCCGCGGTGATCCGCACGGAGACCGTCCGCACCGGACGCACCCTCTCCACCGGCCAGGCGTCCCTCTTCCAGTACGCCGAGGACGGCACCGAGGTCGAGCGGATCCGCGTCCTCGCCTCCTACGGAGACCTCGACGCGCTCCCCGACGAGGTCCGCACCACCGCGACCCCGCCCGCGATCGCCCCCATCGAGCAGTGCTTCGGCGCCTCCGACGGACCCACCCCGCAGATCCCCGGCTCGTCCGCCATCACCGAGCGCCTCGACATCCGGCTCGACCCGGCGACCGTCGGCTGGGCGATCGGCGCACCCTCCGGCAAGGGCGAGATGCGCGGCTGGTTCGGCCTGGCCGACGGCCGCGAACCGGACCCGCTCTCCCTGCTCCTCACGGTCGACGCCCTGCCGCCGACCTCCTTCGAGCTCGGCCTCAAGGGCTGGACCCCCACCGTCGAGCTCACCACCCACGTCCGCTGCCGCCCGGCCCCCGGCCCGCTGCGGGTCTCCATCACCACCCGCAACCTCGCGGGCGGCTTCCTGGAGGAGGACGCCGAGGTCTGGGACAGCGCCGACCGCCTGGTCGCACAGTCCCGCCAGCTGGCCCGCGCACCGCGCGGCTGA
- a CDS encoding trimeric intracellular cation channel family protein, which produces MLHDLFNPSVQHALDLVGIFVFAISGALLAVRKNFDVFGIAVLAEVTALGGGLLRDLIIGAVPPAAFTDLGYFLMPLVATVLVFFLHPQVERTQAAVNVFDAAGLGLFCVTGTTKAYDYGLGLTSSAALGLATAVGGGVLRDVLANEVPSLLRWDRDLYAVPAIVGATMVVLSIRFDVLNAYTSAAAVLTAFVLRLLAMRYHWRAPRAWNRRSSAREEPEKATAQ; this is translated from the coding sequence GTGCTCCACGACCTGTTCAATCCCTCCGTCCAACACGCCCTCGACCTCGTCGGCATCTTCGTCTTCGCGATCTCCGGCGCCCTCCTCGCCGTCCGCAAGAACTTCGACGTCTTCGGCATCGCCGTCCTCGCCGAGGTCACGGCCCTCGGCGGCGGTCTCCTGCGCGACCTCATCATCGGCGCCGTGCCCCCGGCCGCCTTCACGGACCTCGGCTACTTCCTCATGCCGCTCGTCGCGACGGTCCTCGTCTTCTTCCTCCACCCGCAGGTCGAACGCACCCAGGCCGCCGTCAACGTCTTCGACGCGGCGGGCCTCGGGCTGTTCTGCGTGACCGGCACCACCAAGGCGTACGACTACGGTCTCGGCCTCACCTCCTCCGCCGCGCTCGGCCTCGCCACGGCCGTCGGCGGCGGTGTGCTGCGCGACGTGCTCGCCAACGAGGTGCCGTCGCTGCTGCGCTGGGACCGGGACCTGTACGCCGTCCCGGCGATCGTGGGCGCCACGATGGTCGTGCTCAGCATCCGGTTCGACGTGCTCAACGCGTACACCAGCGCCGCCGCCGTCCTCACCGCCTTCGTCCTGCGGCTGCTCGCGATGCGCTACCACTGGCGGGCGCCGCGCGCCTGGAACCGGCGGTCCTCCGCCCGCGAGGAGCCGGAAAAAGCTACCGCTCAGTAG
- a CDS encoding oligopeptide/dipeptide ABC transporter ATP-binding protein produces MSLLELDGVKVHFPVKKGILFDRTVGHVYAVDGVSLSVEAGQTYGLVGESGCGKTTLGRAVLRLVDLTDGSVVLDGTDVAKLSEKDLRSFRRRLQMVFQDPLGSLNPRQNIESILSEGMAAHGIGANQDERREKIREILAKVGLPANALSRYPHEFSGGQRQRIGIARALVLEPDVIICDEPVSALDVSIQAQVINLLEELQESMGLTYLVIAHDLAVVRHISDVIGVMYLGSLVEEAPSDALYAEPMHPYTKALMSAVPVPDPEVEDRRERILLHGDLPSPANPPTGCRFHTRCPWKQDTLCATDRPALRDLGDGHKVACHFAQEIHEGTLSITPASEAVVLPAQATGEAQDATEAEAAEPVGAAKAAPAGTAAGERADAVPVGAAEAGPADGASAPKDAEAAEATDVAAAAAGPEGDEAPEATATGETESADAPDGAEATEGAPQAPSAAEAEPAEEPSPAKTDSPKV; encoded by the coding sequence ATGAGCCTGCTCGAACTCGACGGCGTGAAGGTCCACTTCCCCGTCAAGAAGGGCATCCTCTTCGACCGCACGGTCGGCCACGTCTACGCCGTGGACGGCGTGTCGCTGTCGGTCGAGGCCGGCCAGACGTACGGCCTGGTCGGCGAGTCCGGCTGTGGCAAGACGACGCTGGGCCGTGCGGTGCTGCGCCTGGTCGACCTCACGGACGGCTCGGTCGTCCTCGACGGCACCGACGTGGCCAAGCTCTCCGAGAAGGACCTGCGCTCCTTCCGCCGCCGGCTCCAGATGGTCTTCCAGGACCCGCTGGGCAGCCTCAACCCGCGGCAGAACATCGAGTCGATCCTGAGCGAGGGCATGGCCGCGCACGGGATCGGCGCGAACCAGGACGAGCGGCGGGAGAAGATCCGCGAGATCCTGGCGAAGGTCGGCCTGCCCGCCAACGCCCTCTCCCGCTACCCGCACGAGTTCTCCGGCGGCCAGCGCCAGCGCATCGGCATCGCCCGCGCCCTGGTGCTCGAACCGGACGTCATCATCTGCGACGAGCCGGTCTCCGCCCTCGACGTCTCCATCCAGGCCCAGGTCATCAACCTCCTGGAGGAGCTCCAGGAGTCGATGGGCCTGACCTACCTGGTCATCGCGCACGACCTGGCGGTGGTCCGCCACATCTCGGACGTCATCGGCGTGATGTACCTCGGCTCGCTGGTGGAGGAGGCCCCGAGCGACGCGCTGTACGCGGAGCCGATGCACCCCTACACCAAGGCCCTGATGTCCGCGGTCCCGGTCCCGGACCCGGAGGTCGAGGACCGTCGCGAACGCATCCTCCTCCACGGCGACCTCCCCTCCCCGGCCAACCCGCCGACGGGCTGCCGCTTCCACACCCGCTGCCCCTGGAAGCAGGACACCCTCTGCGCGACGGACCGCCCGGCCCTGCGCGACCTCGGCGACGGCCACAAGGTCGCCTGCCACTTCGCGCAGGAGATCCACGAGGGCACCCTGAGCATCACCCCGGCCTCGGAGGCCGTGGTGCTTCCGGCACAGGCGACGGGTGAGGCGCAGGACGCGACGGAGGCGGAGGCGGCGGAGCCGGTGGGCGCGGCGAAGGCCGCGCCGGCCGGAACGGCGGCGGGCGAGCGGGCCGACGCGGTGCCGGTGGGTGCGGCGGAGGCCGGGCCGGCCGACGGGGCCTCGGCGCCGAAGGACGCGGAGGCGGCCGAGGCGACGGACGTGGCGGCCGCCGCGGCCGGGCCGGAGGGCGACGAAGCACCGGAGGCCACCGCGACCGGTGAGACGGAGTCCGCCGACGCACCGGACGGGGCCGAGGCCACCGAGGGCGCGCCGCAGGCGCCGTCCGCGGCCGAGGCGGAGCCCGCCGAGGAGCCGTCCCCCGCGAAGACGGACTCCCCGAAGGTCTGA
- a CDS encoding ABC transporter ATP-binding protein — translation MPLLTVDELTVTFGGRGRKDVRAVNGVSFGVDRGQVVGLVGESGCGKSVTSLALMGLLPTKGVTLGGRADFDGTDLLKLNPSKMRDLRGRDLAMIFQDPLSSLNPVIPIGVQVTEILERHRGLKGEAARKEAAHLLDRVGIPDPTRRLKEFPHQLSGGMRQRALIAMAVACAPRLLIADEPTTALDVTIQAQILELLKELVDQEGTALLMITHDLGVVAGLCDEVNVLYAGKVVESAARRELFAHPTHPYTHGLLGSIPRLDAPRGEPLHPIRGSINDQIAWADGCAFAPRCDRYEMECLTGTPELTEPREAGHRARCVNPVLATTEVPA, via the coding sequence ATGCCACTGCTCACCGTGGACGAACTCACCGTCACCTTCGGCGGCCGCGGCCGCAAGGACGTCCGGGCGGTCAACGGCGTCTCCTTCGGCGTCGACCGGGGCCAGGTCGTCGGCCTGGTCGGCGAGTCCGGCTGCGGCAAGTCCGTCACCTCGCTCGCCCTCATGGGTCTGCTCCCCACCAAGGGCGTCACCCTCGGCGGGCGGGCCGACTTCGACGGTACGGACCTGCTGAAGCTGAACCCGTCCAAGATGCGCGACCTGCGCGGACGCGACCTGGCGATGATCTTCCAGGACCCGCTGTCCTCGCTGAACCCGGTCATCCCCATCGGCGTCCAGGTCACCGAGATCCTCGAGCGCCACCGGGGCCTGAAGGGCGAGGCCGCCCGCAAGGAGGCCGCCCACCTGCTCGACCGGGTCGGCATCCCGGACCCGACCCGGCGCCTGAAGGAGTTCCCGCACCAGCTCTCCGGCGGCATGCGGCAGCGCGCCCTCATCGCCATGGCCGTGGCCTGCGCCCCGCGCCTGCTCATCGCCGACGAGCCGACCACCGCGCTCGACGTCACCATCCAGGCCCAGATCCTGGAGCTCCTGAAGGAACTCGTGGACCAGGAGGGCACCGCCCTGCTGATGATCACCCACGACCTGGGCGTCGTCGCCGGCCTGTGCGACGAGGTGAACGTCCTCTACGCCGGCAAGGTCGTCGAGTCCGCCGCCCGCCGCGAGCTGTTCGCCCACCCGACGCACCCGTACACCCACGGCCTGCTCGGCTCCATCCCCCGGCTCGACGCCCCGCGCGGCGAACCGCTCCACCCCATCCGCGGGTCCATCAACGACCAGATCGCCTGGGCCGACGGCTGCGCCTTCGCCCCGCGCTGCGACCGGTACGAGATGGAGTGCCTCACCGGCACCCCCGAACTGACCGAACCACGCGAGGCCGGACACCGCGCCCGCTGCGTCAACCCGGTCCTGGCCACCACGGAGGTCCCGGCATGA
- a CDS encoding ABC transporter permease, protein MSLVSTNTSKIDRLAQLTAKTETASGASLWREAMRRLRASKMAIIGAVIIAAFVLVAIIGPWIAPHAPTAQTWRGEVFANRGEFVGARAENWFGLDHLGRDMFSRMLVGARQTLLVGVVSMLIGLLVGALVGAVSGAAATLGGPMGRRFDNAIMRVTDIMLALPSLLLAVSIAAVMGQSLTTVMIAVGVVQIPIFARLLRGSMLAQGGSDYVLAARSLGIRKRRIVLTQILPNSLSPVIVQATLSLATAIIEAAALSYLGLGNPDPAVPEWGVMLTQAQRFFDNEPMMSVYPAVGIIITALGFTLLGEAMREALDPKLRG, encoded by the coding sequence GGCGAGCGGCGCCAGCCTCTGGCGCGAGGCGATGCGCCGGCTGCGCGCCAGCAAGATGGCGATCATCGGCGCGGTGATCATCGCGGCCTTCGTCCTGGTCGCGATCATCGGCCCCTGGATCGCCCCGCACGCGCCGACCGCCCAGACGTGGCGCGGCGAAGTCTTCGCCAACCGGGGCGAGTTCGTCGGCGCGCGGGCCGAGAACTGGTTCGGCCTGGACCACCTCGGCCGCGACATGTTCTCCCGGATGCTGGTGGGCGCGCGCCAGACGCTGCTCGTCGGCGTCGTCTCCATGCTCATCGGCCTGCTCGTCGGTGCCCTGGTCGGCGCCGTGTCGGGCGCCGCCGCCACCCTCGGCGGCCCGATGGGACGACGCTTCGACAACGCGATCATGCGCGTCACCGACATCATGCTGGCGCTGCCCTCGCTGCTGCTCGCCGTGTCGATCGCCGCGGTCATGGGCCAGTCCCTCACCACCGTGATGATCGCCGTCGGCGTCGTGCAGATCCCGATCTTCGCCCGCCTGCTGCGCGGCTCGATGCTCGCCCAGGGCGGCAGCGACTACGTACTGGCCGCACGCTCCCTCGGCATCCGCAAGCGGCGCATCGTCCTCACCCAGATCCTGCCGAACTCGCTGAGCCCGGTGATCGTCCAGGCCACGCTCAGCCTCGCCACCGCCATCATCGAGGCCGCGGCGCTGTCCTACCTCGGCCTCGGCAACCCCGACCCGGCGGTCCCCGAGTGGGGCGTCATGCTCACCCAGGCTCAGCGCTTCTTCGACAACGAGCCCATGATGTCCGTGTATCCGGCGGTCGGCATCATCATCACCGCCCTCGGCTTCACCCTGCTCGGCGAGGCCATGCGCGAAGCGCTCGACCCGAAGCTGCGAGGTTGA